The following proteins come from a genomic window of Mycobacteriales bacterium:
- a CDS encoding DUF2157 domain-containing protein encodes GKGKQAATAVLRPGLPMDTAGGKPSSGTGAGAVSLPARQLSWLEGELTRWQAQGRIDAGTAVGIRAQYTASRRFSLARLLLALGGAFVGVGLIWLVAANVEQLSPVTRFAGVTVFWLGAVAGAELLATPGRQQAPSSGGATVGAVRLVAALAFGAVVFQAAQSLQVPAYDSGLLGAWAAGALLYAYAAGAVAPLLVGILTGVGWYVWAVTERTASVGGAVVALLLAAVLATAVAVVHTSGWQPGFAPPWRLTGALLALGGLFLAALPHIGRDGDAVSGVVWAGAAAVLLAAAVAAFRADRTGRLELAAVLGAGALALLLLRWQPPGADRVAELSGEALLRAVAAILVYLLAAAWFAVLGVLRDAGGLTQLATGGLVVFTVVQSFAVFEPILSGAALFLALGAVLAGTGYLVDRGRRRLVADVAEVTT; translated from the coding sequence GGGGAAAGGGGAAACAGGCCGCCACGGCGGTACTGCGCCCCGGACTACCAATGGACACAGCCGGCGGGAAGCCCAGCAGCGGGACGGGCGCCGGCGCGGTCAGCCTGCCGGCCCGGCAGCTGAGCTGGCTCGAGGGCGAGCTGACGCGCTGGCAGGCGCAGGGCCGCATCGACGCGGGGACGGCGGTCGGCATCCGGGCGCAGTACACCGCGAGCCGCCGGTTCTCGCTGGCGCGGCTGCTGCTCGCGCTCGGTGGGGCCTTCGTCGGTGTCGGGCTGATCTGGCTGGTCGCCGCGAATGTCGAGCAGCTGTCGCCTGTGACGAGATTCGCCGGGGTCACGGTGTTCTGGCTCGGTGCGGTCGCGGGCGCCGAGCTGCTCGCCACCCCCGGCCGGCAGCAGGCCCCGAGCTCCGGCGGTGCCACGGTCGGGGCGGTCCGGCTGGTCGCCGCGCTGGCCTTCGGGGCCGTGGTCTTCCAGGCGGCGCAGAGCCTGCAGGTGCCGGCCTACGACTCCGGCCTGCTCGGCGCCTGGGCCGCCGGGGCGCTGCTCTACGCCTATGCCGCCGGTGCGGTCGCTCCGCTGCTGGTCGGCATCCTCACCGGGGTCGGCTGGTACGTCTGGGCGGTCACCGAACGCACCGCCTCCGTCGGGGGCGCCGTGGTGGCCCTGCTGCTCGCCGCCGTGCTGGCCACGGCCGTGGCGGTCGTCCACACCTCCGGATGGCAACCGGGATTCGCTCCGCCGTGGCGCCTGACCGGCGCGCTGCTGGCGCTCGGCGGGCTCTTCCTGGCGGCGCTCCCACACATCGGCCGCGACGGCGATGCGGTTTCCGGCGTGGTGTGGGCCGGCGCGGCGGCCGTCCTGCTGGCCGCGGCGGTGGCCGCCTTCCGCGCGGACCGGACGGGGCGGCTGGAGCTGGCCGCCGTTCTCGGCGCCGGCGCGCTCGCCCTGCTGCTGCTGCGGTGGCAGCCGCCCGGCGCCGACCGGGTGGCCGAGCTGTCCGGTGAGGCGCTGCTGCGGGCGGTCGCCGCGATCCTCGTCTACCTCCTGGCGGCGGCGTGGTTCGCCGTGCTGGGGGTGCTGCGCGACGCCGGCGGACTGACGCAGCTGGCCACCGGCGGGCTCGTCGTCTTCACCGTGGTGCAGAGCTTTGCAGTGTTCGAGCCGATCCTGTCGGGCGCGGCGTTGTTCCTCGCCCTCGGCGCGGTGCTCGCCGGGACGGGCTACCTGGTGGACCGCGGCCGGCGCCGGCTGGTCGCCGACGTCGCGGAGGTGACGACATGA
- a CDS encoding GDYXXLXY domain-containing protein — protein sequence MSWRSRSVRVAVACLLQLVLVGVAVAPSLSARVTGEEYRLAVAPVDPVDPFRGAYVTLSYPDLTQARGDGSSLSGIVFVPLEPVAGSDLWRGRPAQSQRPARGPYLRCNADSWRLRCGIESLFASQDTASRLERELLDGAVATIRVDRRGNAAVLGVQPDR from the coding sequence ATGAGCTGGAGGTCGCGGTCGGTGCGGGTCGCGGTCGCCTGCCTGCTGCAGCTGGTGCTGGTCGGCGTCGCGGTGGCGCCGTCGCTGTCCGCGCGGGTCACGGGGGAGGAGTACCGGCTCGCGGTCGCGCCGGTCGATCCGGTCGACCCGTTCCGGGGCGCGTACGTCACCTTGAGCTATCCGGATCTGACGCAGGCCCGTGGTGACGGGTCGTCCCTGTCGGGCATCGTCTTCGTCCCGCTCGAACCGGTCGCCGGCAGCGACCTGTGGCGGGGCCGGCCGGCGCAGTCGCAGCGCCCCGCGCGCGGCCCCTACCTGCGGTGCAACGCGGACAGCTGGCGGCTGCGCTGCGGCATCGAGAGCCTGTTCGCCTCGCAGGACACCGCCAGCCGGCTCGAGCGCGAGCTCCTCGACGGAGCCGTCGCGACGATCCGGGTCGACCGCCGCGGAAACGCCGCCGTTCTCGGCGTGCAGCCGGACCGCTGA
- a CDS encoding UvrD-helicase domain-containing protein has product MSFDLYGPLPTGTTVLEASAGTGKTWTIAALATRYVAEGHAELSELMLATFSRAATQELRERVRERLTSTARALGRGGSDDPLVQHLAHCSDPELTLRRQRLRQALAQFDAATIATTHSFCQQVLDGLGMAGDHEPGVTMVESVDDLLREVVDDLYLRKFAAHGADLPQLTPKDAREVARAATRDRQARLEPSGADRASAPGQRVGLAAAARAELERRKRLTGVRDFDDLLVLLRDALAHPSRGAAACERLRARYKVVLVDEVQDTDPVQWEILRRAFHGSVALVLIGDPKQAIYAFRGAEVLSYLDAVGAADRHETLATNWRSDQALLHGLEQLYGGAALGHRQILVRPVEAAHRVPRLTGTPPVRLRVLDRSGAGPPGRNGFPVLPRIREKVAADLAAQVVRLLDGPARLDLDGGPRPVRPGDIAVLARRHVHARFVQAALERAGVRCVVSSSTSVFGTQSARDWLWLLQALEQPHRAGKVRLAALTPLLGWTPEQLDAAGEEGLDRVGALVREAAARFEEVGPAAVLERLSAQTRLESRLLGVEAGERRLTDLRHLAQILHRTAVEQSLGLSALVGWLGERVEEPESGSLSERSRRLETDAAAVQIVTVHASKGLEFPVVFVPYGWDGAKNPQQSTLLLHDPDGTRVLDVGGKDGPGWDERRKAAEVEDAGEELRLLYVALTRARCSVVLWWAPSAVTAASPLHRLLFGRVEGDPEPAARPHVPEDDPALARLTQWARPGGIALEPVGTDVPPTRWEPAADPAPSLDVARFTRVLDTTWRRTSYSALTSAVHDAPRVGSEPEQPDLTDEPADGPEGPRWLDSTVGVRGDVPGDVVRAGPPSTMNALPSGAAFGTLVHEVLEVVDTSAGDLAAELLLRCHQTVSRRLAAVDPAALAEALLPVLRTPLAPGLTLADVPPRDRLAEMDFELPLSGGDDVTAVQTRLQDVADLLRAQLPADDLLAPYADLLETVQAPPLRGYLSGSLDAVLRLPGPSYVVVDYKTNRLGRGDLTALHYTRQAMAAEMLRAHYPLQALLYAVALHRFLRWRQPGYDPATHLGGVQYLFVRGMVGPATPAGCGVFAWTPPSPLVTGLSDLLAGV; this is encoded by the coding sequence GTGAGCTTCGACCTCTACGGCCCGCTGCCGACCGGGACGACCGTGCTCGAAGCCAGCGCCGGCACCGGCAAGACCTGGACCATCGCGGCGCTCGCGACCCGTTACGTCGCCGAGGGACACGCCGAGCTGTCCGAGCTGATGCTCGCGACCTTCAGCCGGGCGGCCACCCAGGAGCTGCGGGAGCGGGTCCGCGAGCGGCTCACCTCGACCGCCCGCGCGCTCGGCCGCGGCGGGAGTGACGACCCGCTGGTACAGCACCTCGCCCACTGCAGCGACCCGGAGCTGACGCTGCGCCGGCAACGGCTGCGACAGGCGCTGGCGCAGTTCGACGCGGCCACCATCGCCACCACGCACAGCTTCTGCCAGCAGGTCCTGGACGGCCTCGGCATGGCCGGCGACCACGAGCCCGGCGTCACGATGGTCGAGTCGGTCGATGACCTGCTGCGCGAGGTGGTCGACGACCTCTACCTGCGCAAGTTCGCCGCGCACGGCGCCGATCTGCCGCAGTTGACGCCGAAGGATGCGCGGGAGGTCGCCCGCGCGGCCACCAGGGACCGGCAGGCGCGGCTCGAGCCGTCCGGCGCCGACCGCGCGTCGGCGCCGGGGCAACGGGTGGGGCTGGCCGCGGCCGCCCGGGCCGAGCTCGAGCGGCGCAAGCGGCTGACCGGCGTACGCGACTTCGACGACCTGCTGGTGCTGCTGCGCGACGCCCTGGCCCACCCGAGCCGCGGCGCGGCGGCCTGCGAACGGTTGCGCGCCCGCTACAAGGTCGTGCTGGTCGACGAAGTCCAGGACACCGACCCGGTGCAGTGGGAGATCCTGCGGCGGGCCTTCCACGGCTCGGTCGCGCTGGTGCTGATCGGTGACCCGAAGCAGGCCATCTACGCCTTCCGCGGCGCCGAGGTCCTGAGCTATCTGGACGCGGTCGGGGCGGCGGACCGGCACGAGACGCTCGCGACGAACTGGCGCAGCGACCAGGCCCTGCTGCACGGGCTCGAGCAGCTCTACGGCGGCGCCGCGCTGGGCCACCGGCAGATCCTCGTGCGGCCGGTCGAGGCGGCGCACCGGGTCCCGCGGCTGACCGGCACGCCGCCGGTGCGGCTGCGAGTGCTCGACCGCAGCGGCGCCGGACCGCCCGGCCGCAACGGCTTCCCCGTCCTGCCGCGGATCCGGGAGAAGGTCGCCGCCGACCTGGCGGCGCAGGTCGTACGCCTGCTGGACGGCCCGGCGCGGCTCGACCTGGACGGCGGGCCGCGCCCGGTGCGGCCCGGTGACATCGCGGTGCTGGCCCGCAGGCACGTGCACGCGCGGTTCGTGCAGGCGGCGCTGGAGCGGGCCGGGGTGCGGTGCGTCGTCTCCAGCAGCACCAGCGTCTTCGGCACGCAGAGCGCCCGCGACTGGCTGTGGCTGCTGCAGGCGCTGGAGCAGCCGCACCGCGCCGGGAAGGTCCGGCTCGCGGCCCTCACCCCGCTGCTCGGCTGGACGCCGGAGCAGCTGGACGCGGCCGGTGAGGAGGGGCTGGACCGCGTGGGCGCCCTCGTGCGGGAGGCGGCCGCGCGGTTCGAGGAGGTCGGGCCGGCGGCGGTGCTGGAGCGGCTGTCGGCGCAGACCCGGCTGGAGAGCCGGCTGCTCGGGGTCGAGGCGGGGGAGCGGCGGCTGACCGACCTGCGGCACCTCGCGCAGATCCTGCACCGCACCGCGGTCGAGCAGTCGCTCGGGCTCAGCGCACTCGTCGGCTGGCTCGGCGAGCGGGTCGAGGAGCCGGAGAGCGGGAGCCTGTCCGAGCGCAGCCGGCGGCTGGAGACCGACGCCGCGGCGGTCCAGATCGTCACCGTGCACGCCAGCAAGGGGCTGGAGTTTCCCGTCGTGTTCGTGCCGTACGGCTGGGACGGCGCGAAGAACCCGCAGCAGTCGACACTGCTCCTGCACGACCCCGACGGCACCCGGGTGCTCGACGTCGGGGGCAAGGACGGCCCCGGCTGGGACGAGCGCAGGAAGGCGGCCGAGGTGGAGGACGCGGGGGAGGAGCTGCGGCTGCTCTACGTCGCCCTCACCCGGGCGAGGTGCTCGGTCGTGCTGTGGTGGGCGCCGTCCGCGGTGACCGCGGCCTCCCCACTGCACCGGCTGCTGTTCGGGCGGGTCGAGGGCGACCCCGAGCCCGCTGCCCGCCCCCACGTTCCCGAGGACGACCCGGCGCTGGCGCGGCTGACGCAGTGGGCCCGGCCCGGCGGGATCGCGCTCGAGCCGGTCGGCACCGACGTGCCGCCGACGCGCTGGGAGCCCGCCGCCGATCCGGCGCCGAGCCTGGACGTCGCGCGCTTCACCCGGGTGCTGGACACGACCTGGCGACGCACCTCCTACTCCGCCCTGACGTCGGCGGTGCACGACGCCCCGCGGGTCGGCAGCGAGCCGGAGCAGCCCGACCTGACCGACGAGCCCGCCGACGGACCGGAAGGGCCGCGGTGGCTCGACAGCACGGTCGGCGTGCGGGGCGACGTCCCCGGCGACGTCGTCCGCGCCGGCCCGCCCTCGACGATGAACGCCCTCCCGTCCGGGGCCGCGTTCGGCACCCTGGTGCACGAGGTGTTGGAGGTGGTCGACACCTCCGCCGGCGACCTGGCAGCCGAGCTGCTGCTGCGCTGCCACCAGACGGTGTCGCGCCGGCTGGCGGCGGTGGACCCGGCAGCACTGGCCGAGGCGTTGCTGCCGGTGCTGCGCACCCCCCTTGCCCCTGGCCTGACGCTGGCCGACGTCCCGCCGCGGGACCGGCTGGCCGAGATGGACTTCGAGTTGCCGCTGTCCGGCGGCGACGACGTCACGGCTGTGCAAACCCGGCTGCAGGACGTCGCGGACCTGCTGCGCGCGCAGCTGCCGGCGGACGACCTGCTGGCGCCGTACGCCGACCTGCTCGAGACGGTGCAGGCGCCGCCGCTGCGCGGCTACCTGTCCGGCAGTCTGGACGCGGTCCTGCGACTGCCCGGCCCGTCGTACGTCGTCGTGGACTACAAGACCAACCGGCTCGGGCGCGGCGACCTGACGGCGCTGCACTACACCCGGCAGGCGATGGCGGCCGAGATGCTCCGCGCGCACTACCCGCTGCAGGCGCTGCTCTACGCCGTCGCGCTGCACCGCTTCCTGCGCTGGCGGCAGCCGGGCTACGACCCGGCGACGCACCTCGGTGGGGTGCAGTACCTGTTCGTACGCGGGATGGTCGGTCCGGCGACGCCGGCCGGCTGCGGGGTCTTCGCCTGGACACCGCCGAGCCCGCTGGTGACCGGGCTGTCCGACCTGCTGGCCGGCGTGTGA
- the recD gene encoding exodeoxyribonuclease V subunit alpha produces the protein MKALRAAGLLGAFNTAGVLEAADVHVAQRLGALARESRDEVLLATALAVRAVRFGSTCLELDRLCEVTVDEESDTDVAALPWPSPGGLVDALRHSPLVVGVSVGSLQPLRLVDTDGGPLLYLDRYWRQEQSVREALEDRALRRPELDPAAVQVRLATLFPDSAAPDRQRVAVALAATRWTTVLTGGPGTGKTRTVARVLALLDRPGLRIALAAPTGKAAARLQEAVAEQAGPLGLPPNLTATTLHRLLGWRPDSRTRFRHDASDRLPYDVVVVDESSMVSLTMMARLLEAVRPDARLLLVGDPHQLTSIDAGAVLADLVERPVGGADDPLLAQLVGPDLSAADDPQEAALSTRERERLRNGIVRLSRGRRFGGTIAELAVAVRDGQADRALELLTAGAAGVSFLPPGEVAAVRADVVAWSAAVTEAAEAGRVEQALLRLEAHTLLCAHRRGPDGVAEWARLAAGWVGAVRGEPVDPSRWYPGQPLLVTRNDHEARVYNGDTGVVVRRGEELLAAFGRGSAQVVLHPGRLADVQTVHAMTIHRSQGSQYDTVSVVLPDTASSLLSRELLYTAITRARKHVRVLGTQESVRAAVDRQVLRASGLRRIVSDGG, from the coding sequence GTGAAGGCCCTGCGGGCGGCCGGCCTGCTGGGCGCCTTCAACACCGCAGGGGTGCTCGAGGCGGCGGACGTGCACGTCGCGCAACGGCTGGGCGCGCTGGCCCGGGAGAGTCGCGACGAGGTGCTGCTCGCCACCGCGCTCGCGGTGCGCGCGGTGCGGTTCGGCTCCACCTGCCTGGAGCTGGACCGGCTGTGTGAGGTGACGGTGGACGAGGAGTCCGACACCGACGTCGCCGCTCTGCCGTGGCCCTCGCCCGGCGGGCTGGTCGACGCACTGCGGCACAGCCCGCTGGTCGTCGGCGTCTCCGTCGGCTCGCTGCAGCCCCTGCGGCTGGTGGACACCGACGGTGGCCCGCTGCTCTACCTGGACCGCTACTGGCGCCAGGAGCAGTCGGTGCGCGAGGCGCTGGAGGACCGGGCGTTGCGGCGACCCGAGCTGGACCCGGCTGCCGTGCAGGTGCGGCTCGCGACGCTGTTCCCGGACTCCGCCGCGCCCGACCGGCAGCGCGTCGCGGTCGCACTGGCGGCGACCCGGTGGACCACGGTGCTGACCGGTGGACCGGGCACCGGCAAGACGAGGACCGTCGCGCGGGTGCTGGCGCTGCTCGACCGGCCCGGGTTGCGGATCGCGCTGGCGGCGCCCACGGGGAAGGCGGCCGCGCGGCTGCAGGAGGCGGTCGCCGAGCAGGCCGGGCCGCTCGGGCTCCCTCCAAACCTGACCGCCACCACCCTGCACCGGCTGCTCGGCTGGCGGCCGGACAGTCGGACCCGCTTCCGGCACGACGCGTCCGACCGGCTGCCGTACGACGTCGTGGTGGTGGACGAGAGCTCGATGGTCTCGCTGACGATGATGGCGCGGCTGCTGGAGGCGGTCCGGCCGGACGCCCGGCTCCTGCTGGTCGGTGACCCCCACCAGCTCACCTCGATCGACGCCGGAGCGGTGCTGGCCGACCTGGTGGAGCGTCCGGTCGGCGGAGCTGACGACCCGCTGCTGGCGCAGCTCGTCGGTCCGGACCTGTCGGCGGCGGACGACCCGCAGGAGGCAGCCCTGTCGACGCGGGAGCGGGAGCGGCTGCGCAACGGGATCGTCCGGCTCAGCCGTGGCCGCCGCTTCGGCGGGACCATCGCCGAGCTGGCCGTGGCGGTGCGTGATGGCCAGGCCGACCGGGCGCTCGAGCTGTTGACGGCCGGGGCGGCCGGCGTCTCCTTTCTTCCCCCTGGTGAGGTGGCGGCGGTGCGCGCGGACGTCGTCGCCTGGTCGGCTGCGGTGACCGAGGCGGCGGAGGCCGGGCGGGTCGAGCAGGCGCTGCTGCGGCTGGAGGCGCACACGCTGCTGTGCGCCCACCGGCGCGGGCCCGACGGCGTGGCGGAGTGGGCGCGGCTGGCGGCGGGCTGGGTCGGTGCCGTCCGCGGCGAGCCGGTGGATCCGTCGCGCTGGTATCCCGGGCAGCCGTTGCTGGTCACCCGGAACGACCACGAGGCCCGGGTCTACAACGGCGACACCGGTGTCGTCGTCCGCCGTGGTGAGGAGCTGCTGGCAGCCTTCGGCCGGGGGAGTGCCCAGGTGGTGCTCCACCCTGGCCGGCTGGCGGACGTGCAGACGGTGCACGCCATGACGATCCACCGCAGCCAGGGCAGCCAGTACGACACCGTGTCGGTGGTGCTGCCGGACACGGCGTCGTCGCTGCTGTCGCGCGAGCTGCTCTACACCGCGATCACGCGGGCCAGGAAGCACGTGCGGGTGCTCGGGACGCAGGAGTCGGTGCGGGCGGCCGTGGACCGACAGGTGCTGCGGGCCAGCGGGTTGCGGCGGATCGTCAGCGACGGCGGTTGA
- a CDS encoding mandelate racemase/muconate lactonizing enzyme family protein — protein MHVLQVPLQKTFWMSTEAYTTAGQIFVAIRTADGLTGYGQAHGNPLDEIAQVVREDLAPIVLGGSAWNVRDLWQQMFEMTYRRTKAVTTGQPHFGNRGRYQTMAAIAAVDIALWDLRAKAADLPLHRLLGTERSTVPAYASGGYYPSSERDALGIDGLLEEMGTYVDGGFDTAKMKVGRDPDNDIRRVAAVREHFPDLRLLVDANGAWTFTEAARAAAGFADYGVAWLEEPLAWFANATDLGRLAEVSPVPLAGGEQEPHKWACVPMLDQGNLRYLQLDCTRAGGITEWLDAAAFAVQRNVGLAPHHDPQIHSHLLAAYGDDVIQETFPDPVRDPLWDLFFLRRPTLENGMVQLPAAPGLGFEPDPKMLRRWSVASWTCTGTRADVSVRQGSVSTAAAG, from the coding sequence GTGCACGTCCTGCAGGTTCCGCTGCAGAAGACGTTCTGGATGTCCACGGAGGCGTACACGACGGCGGGGCAGATCTTCGTCGCGATCCGTACGGCTGACGGTTTGACCGGTTATGGACAGGCCCACGGCAACCCGCTGGACGAGATCGCCCAGGTCGTCCGGGAGGACCTCGCTCCGATCGTGCTCGGGGGAAGCGCCTGGAATGTCAGGGACCTGTGGCAACAGATGTTCGAGATGACCTACCGGCGCACGAAGGCAGTCACGACCGGTCAACCGCACTTCGGCAACCGAGGTCGCTACCAGACGATGGCGGCCATAGCGGCCGTGGACATCGCCCTCTGGGACCTTCGCGCGAAGGCTGCCGACCTCCCGCTGCACCGTCTGCTGGGCACCGAGCGCAGCACTGTGCCCGCGTACGCCTCGGGTGGCTACTACCCCAGCTCCGAGCGCGATGCCCTCGGCATCGATGGCCTTTTGGAGGAAATGGGGACCTACGTGGACGGTGGCTTCGACACTGCCAAGATGAAGGTGGGCCGGGACCCCGACAACGACATTCGGCGGGTGGCCGCCGTGCGGGAGCACTTCCCCGACCTGCGCTTACTGGTCGATGCCAACGGCGCCTGGACCTTCACCGAAGCGGCGCGGGCCGCTGCCGGGTTCGCCGACTACGGCGTGGCCTGGCTGGAGGAACCGCTGGCCTGGTTTGCCAACGCCACGGATCTCGGGCGGCTCGCCGAGGTCAGCCCGGTGCCGCTTGCCGGCGGCGAGCAGGAGCCTCACAAGTGGGCATGCGTGCCGATGCTCGACCAGGGCAACCTGCGTTATCTGCAACTGGACTGCACACGAGCCGGTGGCATCACTGAATGGCTCGACGCCGCGGCCTTCGCCGTGCAGCGCAACGTGGGACTCGCCCCTCACCATGACCCGCAAATCCACAGTCACCTGCTGGCGGCCTACGGCGACGACGTGATCCAGGAGACCTTCCCCGATCCGGTCCGGGATCCGCTGTGGGACCTGTTCTTCCTGCGGCGACCGACCCTGGAGAACGGCATGGTTCAACTTCCGGCCGCGCCCGGGCTGGGCTTCGAGCCTGACCCGAAGATGCTCCGGCGTTGGAGCGTCGCCTCGTGGACCTGCACTGGCACCAGGGCCGACGTCAGCGTCCGCCAAGGATCCGTCAGCACAGCGGCAGCCGGCTGA
- a CDS encoding TAXI family TRAP transporter solute-binding subunit, translating into MDLHWHQGRRQRPPRIRQHSGSRLTHDRLHILRQPPVHVRAAQTREGEHLMATSFLRTRHRYTRLTLPLLIVVMATACGGVDAEKATAGKGSGSAGGKTLTTGWGPSNGQWYLYGAQSMAILEKATGLDITVRESAGSEENAIRMDRGELDVGMLDANGATKALGEGHSLTALFPLSIVVWQMVVGEDTDIHTIEDLAGSKFNAGPVGGASAMVTQEVLEEGLGLDINWFEATAPDAQSAYQGRQIDGFALRGAGVQADGAVLEVNSARPVRLLSFTDEQMQVAQKVSPDLAPATIPASTYGTDKDIQALGYWGVVVGAAADFDEEQAYLLTKGFWEEIDKIAAQLPQTKGMKPEDAVTEALMPLHSGAVRYYEELGIEVPSEVRAPAARN; encoded by the coding sequence GTGGACCTGCACTGGCACCAGGGCCGACGTCAGCGTCCGCCAAGGATCCGTCAGCACAGCGGCAGCCGGCTGACCCACGACCGCCTGCACATTCTGCGCCAGCCGCCCGTCCATGTACGGGCCGCTCAAACTCGAGAAGGAGAGCACCTGATGGCTACATCGTTTCTACGGACCCGACACCGCTACACCCGGCTGACACTCCCCCTGCTGATCGTCGTGATGGCTACGGCCTGTGGCGGCGTCGACGCAGAAAAGGCCACGGCAGGAAAAGGCAGCGGCTCGGCCGGTGGCAAGACACTGACCACAGGTTGGGGCCCGAGTAACGGCCAGTGGTACCTGTACGGAGCACAGTCGATGGCCATCCTGGAAAAGGCCACCGGACTGGACATCACGGTCCGGGAGAGCGCGGGCAGTGAAGAAAATGCGATCCGCATGGATCGGGGTGAACTGGACGTCGGCATGCTGGATGCCAACGGGGCCACAAAGGCTCTAGGCGAGGGCCACAGTCTGACGGCGTTGTTCCCGCTGTCGATCGTCGTCTGGCAGATGGTCGTGGGTGAAGACACTGATATCCACACGATCGAGGATCTCGCGGGCTCGAAGTTCAACGCGGGTCCGGTCGGTGGGGCCAGCGCCATGGTCACGCAGGAGGTCCTCGAAGAAGGCCTCGGGCTCGACATCAACTGGTTCGAGGCGACGGCACCTGACGCGCAGTCCGCCTACCAGGGGCGTCAGATCGATGGGTTCGCCCTCAGGGGAGCTGGTGTCCAGGCCGACGGCGCGGTCCTTGAGGTGAACTCCGCGCGGCCGGTCCGGCTGCTGTCCTTCACCGACGAGCAGATGCAGGTCGCACAGAAGGTGAGCCCGGATCTCGCGCCGGCCACCATTCCCGCTTCCACGTACGGCACGGACAAGGACATCCAGGCACTGGGGTACTGGGGGGTCGTTGTCGGCGCTGCCGCCGATTTCGACGAAGAGCAGGCCTACCTGCTGACGAAGGGTTTCTGGGAAGAGATCGACAAGATCGCGGCACAGCTGCCGCAGACCAAGGGGATGAAGCCGGAAGACGCCGTGACCGAAGCGCTCATGCCTCTGCATTCAGGAGCCGTGCGGTACTACGAAGAACTGGGCATCGAGGTTCCTAGCGAAGTGCGGGCACCCGCCGCCCGGAACTGA